In the Anaerostipes caccae L1-92 genome, GCCTAAAGTGAAGACAGATCTTACTTTTGAAAATGTTGATATCTCCTGTGCTGCGACGGATAGTCTGAATGTTTCTCATGCAGATGTGACTATTACGTTGGTTGGAAAAAACCGCCTATATTGTACAAAAGATCAGAGCAATGCCCTTACGAAGGACGGCATGGATGGAAGTCTTACACTGAGGTGTGTAAACAGCGGACAAAAAGGGCACAAATGCGATGCAGCCTGCGGAAGTATCACGGTACAAGGCGTAGGATATCATGTGGGAGCTTTGGGAAACAGCATAAAGAACCGAACGAATCCAAAGGAATCCGGTTTTTGTAATTTTACGATCGAGGGAGGTAATATCACAGCTCTTGGAGGTGAACACTGCCCGGCGATCGGGGCTGCCTGCTGGACGGAACATTATGTTTCATCATGTTATGCCAAAGATATTTATATCAAGGGAGGAAATGTAGAAGCCATAGGGACAAGCCATGGTTCCGGCATCGGATCAGGATATGGGACCAAAGTCGATGGAGTTTACATCAGCGGAGGGGTTGTCAAAGCCCGGGGAGGAGAAAATGCCCCGGGAATCGGCGCTTCCATGGGAGATCCTGGTGATTCTATGATCACACGCAATATCCGTATCAGCGGAGGAGATACAGTTGTGACAGCCATCGGCGATTCTAAGTCAAAAATGCCTGGAATAGGATCTGCGGCAGGAAATGGAAAGGTATCAGGGATTACGGCTGCACCGGAAACCGGTTATCAGGGATACGTACAGGATGGGACATCTCTGACGGACTTTATATTTACAGAGAACACCCCGTTTGCAGCGGAGAGTTCTTTTTCTGTGGGAAACTTTTTCACACAAGTATATTTTGGACCATTCAGGGACAGCAACAGTATTGATTCTGCAACAAAAGAACAGATCGGCGCAAATCATGTCATCAGCAGGACAGGCGGAGAGGGATTCAGCCGGGAACAGATCAGGACTCTGGCGAAAGTCACTGCAAAAGACAAAAACGGAAATACTATAGATGACCAGAAATTGCTTCTGGATGACGAAAGCCAGCTTAGTGCGGTCAATCAGGCTAAGAAGGAAGGAAAGACAGGGGATTTTTTTCTGACTTTCCGCACGGAAAGTGGTACAAAGGTGACAGTCACAGTTTCATTGAGAAACAACGGTACGGATGCGCAGGATTATAAAGAAGAAGATCCGATTTCGCTGATCGGAGCCAACCATTTTGAAAAAGACAGCGGAGGAGATCCGTTTACAGAAGAACAGCTGAAACAGTATGGGCAGGTAAAAGGGAAAGATCAGAAAGGAAATAATATAGAACTGAAAGATTTTCAGCTTGATCAGGAACAAGTGCAGAAGATTAACAAGACGAAGGCAGATGGAAAATCCGGAATTTTTGATCTTACTTTTTCGGCTCCGGACGGTGTTTCTGTTACGGTCAGGGTAACGTTAAACGGTACGTTTGATGAAGCCGAAGAGAATCCTGACAATGGGGAGATTATCAAGGCTAAAAATATCATAAGCAAAACCGGAGGAGAGGCATTTACAGAGGAACAGCTGAAAGAGATTTCCAGGGTAAAAGCAGAGGATAACACGGGTCAGAAGATTGCTTTAAAAGACATTGGATTTGCGGATTTGGAAGAAGTTAAATGTATCAATGATGCTAAAATAGCAGGTGAGATTGGGGGATATCCGCTTACGTTCCGGACGCCGGAGGGAACAGATGTGAAGATTACCGTTTTTCTGCGTCAGAGAGGCAGTGACAGCGCAGATTACGGCAAAGAAAATATCAATCCGTTTATCGGCGCCAATGATGTGGTTTTGGAAACAGGAGGAGAACAGCTTGCCGTAAAAGATATGATTGATTTATGTGAGGCAAAGGGCAAAGATCAATATGGCGACAATGCAGACCTGTGCGTTGACGAAAAGCAGCTTCAGATAATCAATGAGGCTAAGGCAGCAGGAAAGACAGGAACTTTTGATTTCACATTTGTAATAGAGGGAGGCAGTGCCTCAGTCAAAGTGACATTGACCGGAAGCCATGTGGTAAGTTTTGATCCCAACGGCGGCGAAAATGCTCCGCGGGACCAGATCATTGAAGGCGGAAAGACAGCAGTAGAGCCAAAGGACCCTGTAAGAGAAGGCTATACATTCAAAGGATGGTATGTTACAGATGATGATGGCAGAGAAGTACTATGGGATTTTAACATGCCGGTCCATCAGAATATAGTTTTAAGAGCAAAATGGGAGATCACACCGGAAGAAGATCCGGCTGACAGTGAAACCGCTTCAGAAAAAACGGAGACAACAGACCGGGAGAGCGGGAATACATGGGGATACAGAGAGGTACCTGAAAAGAAGAAAGTAGAGAGAACTATCGCAGAGACGAGCGACGGGGGAAAAGGGTATCTTTTGATTTTATGTACAGTTTCAGCAGCGGGGCTGGCATGCGGACTTTGGAGAAGAACAAAGAAATAAACTTGCAGACAGGCAGTCAATGTTCTTTTAGTGGCTGCCTGTCTGGGCTCTGAGTAATTTAGAGGTCTCCGGTCAGAAATTGGGCTTTCCCGAATCCGAAACTCCAGTCGGCATCGCTGTTTTCTGTTATGGAGACGAGCAGGTCTTTTGGCGGAATCCCGCAGTTTACATTTAGTCTTTCACAGAGCAGGGAGTAAAGTTTTTCTTTTTTCTCCCGGGGTCTCTGTTTGCTTGTGACACGGACCACGATTTGATCCTTTGTGCGCTCAAATCCAAGGCCGGTATCTAGGAGGATCATTTCTTCCGGATCGTGCTGACTGACGATCTGATAGCGGTCCCGCTCCGGTATTTCAAAGGCTTCAACCGCACATTCGTGAATGGTATCCAAAATATTTTTCAGTCTTTTTTTATCATCTTGTTTTTGTAAGTCTACTTGAATCAATGGCATAACAGAATCCTCACTTTCTATCGTTGACAGATAAAAATAATGGTGGTAATATAACAGTAATAATTAATTAGCATACGAACTAATGGGATGCAAATTAATTTGTATGCGTATCATAGCACAGCAGTTTTTCAGAGTCAACAACTTTATTTGAAATAAACTTCGGATTAAGGCTGGGAAGGGAGTGAAAAAAGGTTGAACATATTGGTTTATTTAAAAGAAGTTCCGCCAAAAGAGGAACAAGTGAAATATCAGACTGCGGAAGGGATCAGCGACAGTGATAAAAATGTTTTGAAAGAAGCTCTGAATCTGAGAGATCAGGAGGGGGGGGGCACAGTGACAGCCATGGTGATCGGTCCGCCGGAAGCAGAGAAGACTGCGCGGGAGGCTTTGACATGGGGAGTGGACAGAGCGGTTCTGGTCTTTAAAAAGGAAACCGGCGATATCAGCCACAGCGCAAAACTGCTTGCCGGGGCGATAGAGGCAGAAGGTATGTTTGATATTATTCTGTGCGGCCGTCAGGCCATTGACGGGGATGCTGCCCATATGGCGGCCATAACGGCATTTTTCCTGAAGATTCCTCTGATTGCCTATTCAAAAAAAATGAAAGTTTCAGACAAGAAAATATTTAATTGGTGTATGGCTTTAGAGGGAACAGAGCGGACAGAGAGTTCTTTGCCTGCCCTGGTTCTCTCGGTAAGAGAAGACAATGCGCTGAGACACCCGAATGTTGCTGACATTATGTCCGCATATGCAGAGAGTACGGTGATTCCTGTTTCGAAGGCCGAACAGGGGAAAACAAAAAAGATCATAAAACAGGTTCGGGAGTATATACCGGATGAGGCGCCGAAAAACAGACAGATGCTGACCGGCAGAGACGAGCAGGAGCTGGCGGAAAAGCTTTGGCAGCTGATCAAAGAAAAGGAGGCCGTATGAAGAAAACATCAAAAATTTTGATCATAGGAGAGATACAGAATCAACATGCGGCCCACGTGACAGTTGAGCTTCTGGGAGAAGGCAGGAAGCTGGCAGATTCTCTGGATGCAGAATTGATTTTGACAATCGTGGGAAATGATGTCGAAAAAACATGTAAGGATCTTCTCAGGTATCCCGCAGACCGAATCATAGCGGCGGATCATCCAAGTCTTAAACAAAAGCAGCTGGAGACTCACAGCAGGATTCTGTATGAGATTGTTAAGGAGCAGAAACCGGATATGATTCTGGGAGGGGCAACGTTGTTCGGAAAGACACTGCTGCCGACTCTGGCCGCCATGCTTGGAACAGAAGTGATTACGGATGCTGCCGGATTGGAGATTGACAAGGAAACAGGGGAACTGCTGGTCACTAAGCCTGCTTTTGACGGGAAGAGCATGTCTGTGGTTTCGATGCCGGAGGCTCCTGTGCAGATGGCGCTGGCAAAGCCGGGAGTATTTAAAAAGGCCTGTGAGACAGACGGCAGAGAAGGAAAGTTTACTGCGTTTTCGGCAGACTGGCTGCAGGAGATAACAGAAAGAAAAAGAACACTGGATCTTATAAAAGAAGAAAAGAAGATTTCCCTGGAAGATGCACATATCATTGCGGCCGGGGGAAGAGGGCTGAAAGGTCCGGAGGGATTTCGGCTGCTTTTACAGTTCGCCGAAAGGATCGGAGCACAGGCCGGATGTACAAGGCCGTGTGTGGATGCAGGGTGGATGCTTCCGGAGCAGCAGATTGGACAGACAGGGTGTATAACGAAACCGGACATTTATATAGCATTTGGAATTTCCGGGGCGGTTCAGCACATGACCGGAGTCAGGGCCGGGACAGTGATCGCAGTGAACAGTAACCCGAATGCAGCTGTTTTTAAATACTGCGATTATGGCATTGTGGGAGATGCAAAAAAGATATTGGAAGAATTTTTGAAACTGCCGTTGTAAAAAAGAAGACCCGGAGGACCGGATCTTCAATGTTAAGTTTATAATCCAAAAGAAGCTAAGACGATAAAGATTCCGCAGGATATAAATGGTATGATAATCTGCGTAACCGCAATATCCCAGTAAGCTTCTTTATGGGTCATTTTACAAATGCCGAGCAGTGTGATCTGCGCTCCCTGATGAGGAAGTGTATCTAAAGTACCGGCTGCGATGGCGGAAATCCTGTGCACATAAGGCAGCGGGATTCCCATTTTAATATAGGTAGACTTCAAAGCATTAAAGGCAACCCCCATACCGCCGGAAGCAGAGCCGCAGGCTCCTGCACAGACAGCCACGGTGATCATTACAAACACCAGAGGAGGCATGCTCATGTCTTTCAGAGCGGCAACCAGGTCGGTAAAGCCCTGAGTTTTCTGTACAACGCCTCCAAAACCTACAACGATTGCAGTATTTAAGATAGCAACGCCGGAGTCAGAAGCACCTTTGTTAAATACGTTGATCCATTCGTTGATGCCCTTGACTCTGTTAAACATCAGAATGGTAGCCAGGGCTACACCTGCAAATACAGATGTCTCCACAGGAAGCTTCACGATGTTGAAGAGCACCAGAATGAGCACAATCGGAAGGACAGCGATAGCAACGTGGGGAAGATTTTTATCTTCATCGATGGCCATCTCTTCTTCACTCAGCTGATATTTTAAGGACTTATCGATAAAACGATATCCCTTTTTCGTAAACTTTCTTGCCCGCATTTCCAGCCAGACAAAAATCATGATAAACATAGCCGCAGTCGTGATCAGAGATGGAACAAATGCGGCTGTTGCCGGTGTGCCAAGGTTATCCATGGCAATGACATTCTGAATAGAAGGAGAACCGGGACCGCTCATGGACCAGGTCCAGCATCCGGCAGAGATTGCGGCCGGGATGAGCCTTCTTGTAAGATTCGCTTCCTTGAATAAGTTTAATGCGATTGGATAGATAACAAAAAATACAACGAAGCCACTGACTCCTCCAAAGGTCAA is a window encoding:
- a CDS encoding InlB B-repeat-containing protein; the protein is MKTEEKSGKQRKHAVKKAKDGQVLLDVSRGNIRITATGALVGDTPADSGALNPQGYRITGKTTKYYIVVEPKVKTDLTFENVDISCAATDSLNVSHADVTITLVGKNRLYCTKDQSNALTKDGMDGSLTLRCVNSGQKGHKCDAACGSITVQGVGYHVGALGNSIKNRTNPKESGFCNFTIEGGNITALGGEHCPAIGAACWTEHYVSSCYAKDIYIKGGNVEAIGTSHGSGIGSGYGTKVDGVYISGGVVKARGGENAPGIGASMGDPGDSMITRNIRISGGDTVVTAIGDSKSKMPGIGSAAGNGKVSGITAAPETGYQGYVQDGTSLTDFIFTENTPFAAESSFSVGNFFTQVYFGPFRDSNSIDSATKEQIGANHVISRTGGEGFSREQIRTLAKVTAKDKNGNTIDDQKLLLDDESQLSAVNQAKKEGKTGDFFLTFRTESGTKVTVTVSLRNNGTDAQDYKEEDPISLIGANHFEKDSGGDPFTEEQLKQYGQVKGKDQKGNNIELKDFQLDQEQVQKINKTKADGKSGIFDLTFSAPDGVSVTVRVTLNGTFDEAEENPDNGEIIKAKNIISKTGGEAFTEEQLKEISRVKAEDNTGQKIALKDIGFADLEEVKCINDAKIAGEIGGYPLTFRTPEGTDVKITVFLRQRGSDSADYGKENINPFIGANDVVLETGGEQLAVKDMIDLCEAKGKDQYGDNADLCVDEKQLQIINEAKAAGKTGTFDFTFVIEGGSASVKVTLTGSHVVSFDPNGGENAPRDQIIEGGKTAVEPKDPVREGYTFKGWYVTDDDGREVLWDFNMPVHQNIVLRAKWEITPEEDPADSETASEKTETTDRESGNTWGYREVPEKKKVERTIAETSDGGKGYLLILCTVSAAGLACGLWRRTKK
- a CDS encoding GntP family permease, which gives rise to MNLQILVLVLAIVLFGVLAFKQMSALILAPLVTIFVVICSKLPILDSLKNAFMPAASDYVTKYFLVFFVGALFGSVYQYTGAAESIARAIAGLCRGKFVAPIIMIITGLLTFGGVSGFVVFFVIYPIALNLFKEANLTRRLIPAAISAGCWTWSMSGPGSPSIQNVIAMDNLGTPATAAFVPSLITTAAMFIMIFVWLEMRARKFTKKGYRFIDKSLKYQLSEEEMAIDEDKNLPHVAIAVLPIVLILVLFNIVKLPVETSVFAGVALATILMFNRVKGINEWINVFNKGASDSGVAILNTAIVVGFGGVVQKTQGFTDLVAALKDMSMPPLVFVMITVAVCAGACGSASGGMGVAFNALKSTYIKMGIPLPYVHRISAIAAGTLDTLPHQGAQITLLGICKMTHKEAYWDIAVTQIIIPFISCGIFIVLASFGL
- a CDS encoding tautomerase family protein yields the protein MPLIQVDLQKQDDKKRLKNILDTIHECAVEAFEIPERDRYQIVSQHDPEEMILLDTGLGFERTKDQIVVRVTSKQRPREKKEKLYSLLCERLNVNCGIPPKDLLVSITENSDADWSFGFGKAQFLTGDL
- a CDS encoding electron transfer flavoprotein subunit alpha/FixB family protein — its product is MKKTSKILIIGEIQNQHAAHVTVELLGEGRKLADSLDAELILTIVGNDVEKTCKDLLRYPADRIIAADHPSLKQKQLETHSRILYEIVKEQKPDMILGGATLFGKTLLPTLAAMLGTEVITDAAGLEIDKETGELLVTKPAFDGKSMSVVSMPEAPVQMALAKPGVFKKACETDGREGKFTAFSADWLQEITERKRTLDLIKEEKKISLEDAHIIAAGGRGLKGPEGFRLLLQFAERIGAQAGCTRPCVDAGWMLPEQQIGQTGCITKPDIYIAFGISGAVQHMTGVRAGTVIAVNSNPNAAVFKYCDYGIVGDAKKILEEFLKLPL
- a CDS encoding electron transfer flavoprotein subunit beta/FixA family protein encodes the protein MNILVYLKEVPPKEEQVKYQTAEGISDSDKNVLKEALNLRDQEGGGTVTAMVIGPPEAEKTAREALTWGVDRAVLVFKKETGDISHSAKLLAGAIEAEGMFDIILCGRQAIDGDAAHMAAITAFFLKIPLIAYSKKMKVSDKKIFNWCMALEGTERTESSLPALVLSVREDNALRHPNVADIMSAYAESTVIPVSKAEQGKTKKIIKQVREYIPDEAPKNRQMLTGRDEQELAEKLWQLIKEKEAV